Proteins encoded together in one Musa acuminata AAA Group cultivar baxijiao chromosome BXJ3-6, Cavendish_Baxijiao_AAA, whole genome shotgun sequence window:
- the LOC135583754 gene encoding protein OCTOPUS-like — protein MASFIAGDWTSRDASMMVDMESHHHQQQRQLHPPLQAQRRAPSSTCDLHPGETVTGFCASCLRERLAGLETPTAASGRKSTSALRSVFCKVTAGAAPSAGPSFLRRSKSFSFGRGGGGGGGGGAGDGFSAQRPPAAAFEPQRRSCDVRGRSTLWSLFHEDDRHRGPQSASTSTVAAASAGVANDVVCRNQGHSGPSVAPPVPETREEEVDDGGDEIRPVDPVVLVVGSSGEITEERQEGAEEKKAELKPMKDHIDRDSQQQAKKPPSKDLKEIASSFWLAASVFSKKLQKWGRRQKLKKQGGDAAMPAEKPAKTSRRFRDTQSEVAVDASGRRSCDTDPRFSLDAGRMSFDDPRFSWDEPRASWDGYLFGGRSVLPRLPPMLSVVEDAPAPAVQRSDYLIPVEEDAAIPGGSTQTRDYYLDSSSRRRRSLDRSSSVREQPVETSEPKPVSNGKVSPANGMDFLHFHHDTLLDRDVKDWSSNSLRDDYSGSFESAFRDPHRGAAAKKSRRWSKAWNIWGFIQRRNSGRGETNMVERSLSETWPELGSKSFSSKILRSNSSVSFRSSFSGSAGFGGTKNSSTKPNGNHKNRRDEFGLERNRSARYSPNHVDNGMLRFYLTPMRNSRRTGVSASGRQIPSQYFTRSLLGLH, from the coding sequence atggcttcGTTCATTGCGGGGGACTGGACCAGTCGCGACGCTTCCATGATGGTCGACATGGAGAGCCACCATCACCAACAGCAGCGGCAACTCCATCCGCCTCTGCAGGCCCAGCGCCGGGCGCCTTCCTCCACTTGCGACCTCCACCCGGGCGAGACCGTCACTGGCTTCTGCGCATCTTGCCTCCGCGAGCGCCTCGCTGGCCTCGAGACCCCCACTGCTGCTTCCGGCCGCAAGTCCACCTCCGCCCTCCGATCCGTGTTTTGCAAGGTGACCGCTGGTGCCGCCCCTTCCGCGGGCCCCTCATTCCTCCGCCGGTCCAAGTCCTTCTCCTttggccgcggcggcggcggcggcggcgggggcggggCCGGCGACGGGTTCTCTGCCCAGCGACCCCCCGCCGCCGCCTTCGAGCCCCAGCGCAGGTCCTGCGACGTCCGCGGCCGCAGCACGCTGTGGTCCCTCTTCCACGAGGACGACCGCCACAGGGGGCCTCAAAGCGCCTCGACCTCCACCGTCGCCGCGGCGTCTGCTGGGGTAGCAAACGATGTGGTGTGCCGGAACCAAGGCCATTCGGGTCCCTCCGTCGCCCCTCCCGTCCCCGAAACCCGCGAAGAGGAGGTCGACGACGGCGGCGACGAGATCAGGCCTGTTGACCCTGTCGTCCTGGTGGTCGGATCCTCGGGGGAGATAACTGAGGAAAGGCAGGAGGGGGCTGAGGAGAAGAAGGCGGAACTGAAGCCGATGAAGGACCACATAGATCGCGACTCCCAGCAGCAGGCAAAGAAACCGCCGTCCAAGGACCTCAAGGAAATCGCCAGCAGCTTCTGGCTCGCGGCCTCCGTGTTCAGCAAAAAGCTCCAGAAGTGGGGGAGAAGACAGAAGCTGAAGAAGCAAGGCGGCGACGCCGCAATGCCGGCGGAGAAGCCAGCCAAGACATCCCGGCGGTTTCGCGACACGCAGTCGGAGGTCGCCGTGGATGCCTCCGGCCGGAGATCCTGCGACACCGACCCGCGCTTCTCTCTGGACGCCGGCCGGATGTCCTTCGACGACCCCAGGTTCTCGTGGGACGAGCCGAGGGCGTCTTGGGACGGGTACCTGTTTGGAGGCCGATCCGTGCTCCCTCGGCTCCCTCCCATGCTCTCCGTCGTCGAGGACGCCCCCGCCCCTGCTGTCCAACGGTCAGACTACCTGATCCCCGTCGAGGAGGACGCCGCGATCCCAGGGGGGTCCACGCAGACTCGAGACTACTACTTGGACTCCTCCAGTCGGCGGAGGCGAAGCCTCGACCGCTCCAGCTCCGTCAGGGAGCAGCCTGTCGAGACCAGTGAGCCTAAGCCGGTCTCCAACGGGAAGGTATCCCCTGCAAATGGAATGGACTTCTTACACTTTCACCATGACACCTTACTTGACCGGGATGTGAAAGACTGGAGCTCGAATTCTCTGAGGGACGATTACTCGGGCAGCTTCGAGTCGGCTTTCAGGGATCCTCACAGAGGTGCTGCTGCCAAAAAGTCCAGGAGGTGGAGCAAAGCATGGAATATATGGGGTTTTATTCAGCGAAGAAACAGTGGCAGAGGAGAAACCAATATGGTCGAGCGATCCTTGTCGGAGACCTGGCCGGAGCTAGGATCCAAGAGCTTTAGTAGCAAGATTCTCCGGAGTAATAGCAGTGTGAGCTTCAGGAGCTCTTTCAGTGGCAGTGCCGGGTTTGGGGGCACGAAGAACAGCAGTACGAAGCCCAATGGCAATCATAAGAACAGGAGAGATGAATTTGGTTTGGAGAGGAACAGAAGTGCTCGGTATTCTCCAAACCATGTAGACAATGGCATGCTGCGGTTTTACTTGACGCCGATGCGAAATAGCCGGAGGACTGGAGTTTCAGCGAGCGGGAGACAGATACCTTCCCAATACTTCACAAGGAGCTTGCTTGGATTGCATTGA
- the LOC135586482 gene encoding protein NRT1/ PTR FAMILY 8.1-like yields the protein MDGTDDRYTKDGTTDIHGNPAVRKDTGNWRACPYILANKCCERLAYYGMSTNLVNYMKDRLHQGNTTASNNVTNWSGTCYIMTLLGAFVADSYLGRYWTIASFMTVYIIGLTFLTMTASVKGMEPTCHDGVCDPTRAQTAMVFVALYLIALGTGGIKPCVSSFGADQFDESDESEKKRKSSFFNWFYFSINVGALVASSVLVWIQTNVGWGWGFGIPAVVMAIAVVSFFLGTPLYRHQKPGGSPVTRVAQVIVASLRKTGAKVPDDKSLLFEVAEKESVIHGSRKLEHTDKLKFLDKAAVVTREDENCVNSWRLCTVTQVEELKSIVRLLPILASGVLFATTYSQMGTMFVLQGNTLDPRMGPHFEIPAASLSIFDTISVIVWVPIYDRMIVPVARRFTGRERGFTQLTRMGIGLGISILAMLSAGIMEVVRLRIVASHNLYDSEDYVPISIFWQIPQYFLVGAAEIFTFIGQLEFFYDQAPDAMRSLCSALSLTTAALGNYLSSLLVTIVTGITTRNGRLGWIPGNLNRGHIDYFFWLLAILSTVNLMVYLLIANWYTYKKTTDDDNELQ from the exons ATGGATGGAACTGATGATAGGTACACAAAAGATGGAACAACAGATATCCATGGAAATCCAGCTGTGAGGAAGGATACTGGCAATTGGAGGGCTTGTCCTTATATTCTTG CGAATAAATGCTGCGAAAGGCTGGCATATTATGGGATGAGCACAAATTTAGTGAACTATATGAAGGACCGTCTCCACCAGGGAAATACAACAGCATCAAATAATGTCACAAACTGGTCAGGAACATGCTATATCATGACACTGCTTGGGGCCTTTGTTGCTGATTCCTACTTGGGAAGATATTGGACGATTGCAAGTTTCATGACAGTTTACATCATT GGTTTGACATTTCTAACAATGACAGCATCTGTCAAAGGTATGGAACCTACATGTCACGATGGCGTCTGTGATCCCACAAGGGCACAAACAGCAATGGTTTTTGTAGCGCTTTATCTCATTGCACTGGGAACTGGAGGAATAAAGCCTTGTGTCTCCTCTTTCGGTGCTGACCAATTCGATGAAtcagatgaatcggagaagaaaaggaagagctCCTTCTTCAATTGGTTCTACTTCTCCATCAACGTTGGTGCCTTGGTTGCTTCTTCTGTGCTAGTATGGATACAAACCAATGTAGGATGGGGCTGGGGGTTTGGAATACCAGCAGTGGTGATGGCAATAGCAGTTGTGAGCTTCTTCTTGGGAACCCCATTGTACAGGCACCAGAAACCTGGAGGAAGTCCGGTCACACGCGTTGCTCAGGTCATCGTAGCATCGTTGAGAAAGACTGGAGCCAAGGTGCCCGATGACAAGTCTCTTCTTTTCGAGGTCGCAGAGAAGGAATCTGTCATACACGGTAGCCGTAAGCTTGAACACACTGACAAATTGAA GTTCCTTGACAAGGCTGCAGTTGTCACTCGAGAAGACGAGAACTGTGTGAACTCCTGGAGGCTGTGCACTGTCACCCAAGTCGAAGAGCTCAAGAGCATCGTGAGATTGCTTCCGATATTGGCGAGCGGCGTCCTCTTCGCTACGACCTACAGCCAGATGGGAACCATGTTTGTGCTCCAAGGCAACACTTTAGATCCTCGTATGGGTCCTCACTTCGAGATTCCAGCAGCCTCACTCTCCATATTTGACACCATCAGCGTGATCGTTTGGGTCCCCATCTACGACCGGATGATCGTCCCCGTGGCACGCAGGTTCACCGGCCGCGAGCGTGGCTTCACTCAGCTGACTCGGATGGGCATCGGCCTGGGCATCTCCATCTTGGCCATGTTGTCTGCCGGAATTATGGAGGTCGTGAGGCTCCGCATCGTGGCGAGTCACAACTTATACGACTCCGAAGACTACGTGCCGATCTCCATATTCTGGCAGATCCCGCAGTACTTCTTGGTGGGAGCAGCTGAGATCTTCACCTTCATTGGACAATTGGAGTTCTTCTACGACCAGGCACCGGATGCCATGAGGAGCTTGTGCAGTGCCCTGTCACTCACCACCGCGGCACTCGGCAATTACTTGAGCTCCCTGCTCGTCACAATAGTCACAGGCATCACGACGAGGAACGGCAGGCTTGGATGGATTCCAGGTAACCTGAACCGAGGGCACATCGATTACTTCTTCTGGCTCTTGGCAATTCTCAGCACGGTCAATTTAATGGTGTATCTTTTGATCGCCAACTGGTACACCTACAAGAAGACGACAGACGATGACAATGAACTCCAGTAG
- the LOC135641628 gene encoding leucine-rich repeat extensin-like protein 5, whose protein sequence is MDSPRRVLPPSPSPPPPSSSSRPLDLEVTVVSANHLKNVNWRNGDLKPYVVVYLDPDRRAASKPDDAGSTRPVWNERLALPLPSAETLLFLTLDVFHSKPSETPKPLVGTARSRLKDLLHQDAFAGYATGRGGGAPPSPVRTLELRRPSGRPQGKIRIRLAIRERPCPPPEPRPGYHFPPPPPSSGYYFPSNAPPFPSPPPPHSARDYRNFSPPPPPIPPYGHPIPSHPPPSQYPYGRYSDPYSSGYYSPAAAYYSAPPAPAPAPAQPYYDRPSGYGGPSAPTGYSSGFSAYDHRPKGGKIGAATGLAVGAVAGALGGLVLEEELRYEEEKITDRAESSFSARDDYYSDHRADY, encoded by the coding sequence ATGGACTCTCCGCGGCGCGTCCTCCCTccgtctccttctcctcctccgccaTCTTCGTCGTCGAGGCCCCTCGACCTCGAAGTCACCGTCGTCTCCGCGAATCACCTGAAGAACGTCAACTGGCGCAACGGCGACCTCAAGCCTTACGTCGTCGTCTACCTCGACCCCGATCGCCGCGCCGCCAGCAAGCCCGACGACGCCGGCTCCACCCGCCCTGTCTGGAACGAGcgcctcgccctccccctccccTCGGCGGAGACCCTTCTCTTCCTCACCCTCGATGTCTTCCACTCCAAGCCTTCCGAGACCCCCAAGCCCCTCGTCGGCACCGCCCGATCCCGTCTCAAGGACCTCCTCCATCAGGACGCCTTCGCCGGCTACGCCACCGGCCGCGGAGGCGGAGCCCCACCGTCTCCCGTCCGAACCCTCGAGCTCCGGCGCCCATCCGGCCGCCCCCAGGGTAAGATCCGCATCAGGCTCGCCATCCGAGAGCGCCCCTGCCCCCCACCCGAACCCAGACCCGGTTACCACTTCCCCCCTCCCCCACCCTCCTCCGGCTACTATTTTCCCTCCAACGCTCCtcccttcccttctccacctcctcctcacTCGGCTAGAGATTACCGCAACTTCTCTCCGCCGCCCCCTCCCATCCCTCCTTACGGCCACCCTATCCCGTCCCACCCCCCTCCCTCGCAGTACCCATATGGAAGATACTCCGATCCCTACTCTTCTGGATATTACTCCCCTGCCGCTGCATACTACTCGGCCCCTCCGGCTCCGGCCCCTGCCCCGGCCCAGCCCTACTATGATCGGCCATCCGGCTACGGGGGGCCATCAGCCCCGACGGGCTACTCATCAGGGTTTTCTGCTTATGATCATAGGCCAAAAGGTGGCAAAATTGGAGCGGCTACGGGCCTGGCAGTTGGGGCGGTGGCTGGTGCATTAGGAGGGTTGGTACTGGAAGAAGAACTGAGGTACGAGGAAGAGAAGATCACCGATAGGGCGGAGAGCTCTTTCTCTGCAAGAGATGATTATTACAGTGACCATCGTGCAGACTACTAA